A stretch of Camelina sativa cultivar DH55 chromosome 18, Cs, whole genome shotgun sequence DNA encodes these proteins:
- the LOC104760557 gene encoding uncharacterized protein LOC104760557 isoform X1, whose translation MTQPICSSSQDQSSSSPRSLIPPRKSVANLHRRRGRSVFSMLVQREMSPKAKFVPRKRWGKSRWHTDSSSCGTNTEPMRETGQCQNLTSWVEAESLQHLSAKYCPLGTPPRSTIAAAFSTDGRILASTHGDHTVKIIDCETGKCLKVLTGHRRTPWVVRFHPHHSEIVASGSLDLEVRLWNTTTSECIRSHAFYRPIASIAFHAEGELLSVASGHKLHMWHYNRRGEESSPTVVLKTRRSVRAVHFHPHGAPFLLTAEWQVNEIDSLDSSMSRATSMGYLRYPPPAILFTSTESNQTSVAAELPLVPLPHMSVPTTSGDDQRIGHSTGDRTSPAVDGMNVDEAQPVGRNRLDFPELGQMQQLFQFRDRVSWELPFLQGWLMAQGHGVANSVVPPTGSSNHGISAPSSTPRLSTTSLEAAVALLEIPSSVNLHAVSGRGGAQEQTSQPQFLGSGLPEGVSSRNNQHGSDAQPVVNRVQSELATSIAASAAAAAAAELPCTVKLRVWPHDIKDPFAQLKSDRCLFTIPHAVLCSEMGAHFSPCGRYLAACVACVFHHAEADAGLQTQAQQDSGLATSPTRHPVTAHQVIYELRVYSLQKENFGSVLVSRAIRAAHCLTSIQFSPTSEHILLAYGRRHGSLLKSIVSDGEKTSHYFTVLEIYRVSDMELVRVLPSSEDEVNVACFHPSPGGGLVYGTKEGKLRIFQYNTAATSNFTGPS comes from the exons ATGACTCAACCTATATGTTCGTCGTCACAagatcaatcttcttcttctcctcgcTCATTGATCCCTCCACGCAAATCGGTGGCGAATTTACACCGCCGcag GGGGAGGAGTGTTTTCAGCATGCTTGTTCAGAGGGAAATGTCACCAAAGGCAAAGTTTGTGCCAAGGAAACGTTGGGGTAAAAGTAGATGGCATACTGATTCTTCTTCATGTGGAACCAACACCGAACCTATGAGAGAGACGGGACAATGTCAAAATCTTACTTCATG GGTTGAGGCAGAGTCATTGCAGCATTTATCTGCAAAATATTGCCCTCTTGGAACTCCTCCTAGGTCGACTATTGCAGCGGCTTTTAGTACTGATGGAAGAATTCTTGCTTCTACACA TGGTGATCATACTGTAAAGATTATTGATTGTGAAACTGGAAAGTGCTTAAAAGTTCTGACCGGCCATCGGAGGACTCCTTGGGTG GTCAGATTCCACCCGCATCATTCAGAAATAGTTGCTAGTGGAAGTTTAGATCTGGAGGTCCGCTTATGGAATACCACAACTTCTGAATGTATTAGATCTCATGCATTCT ATCGGCCTATTGCTTCTATTGCTTTCCATGCTGAGGGTGAACTACTTTCTGTTGCTTCTGGTCATAAG CTGCACATGTGGCACTACAATAGGAGAGGAGAGGAATCATCACCAACCGTTGTATTAAAGACGAGGCGCTCTGTGAGAGCTGTACACTTTCACCCTCATGGGGCACCATTTCTCTTGACTGCAGAG TGGCAGGTGAATGAAATCGATTCATTAGATTCTTCAATGTCTAGAGCAACATCTATGGGTTACTTAAGGTATCCTCCCCCGGCTATCTTGTTCACAAGCACAGAAAGCAATCAAACTAGTGTGGCAGCAGAACTACCTCTTGTCCCTCTTCCACACATGTCCGTGCCTACAACTTCTGGAGATGATCAAAGGATTGGTCACTCTACTGGAGATAGAACTTCTCCTGCAGTTGATGGTATGAATGTAGATGAAGCTCAACCTGTTGGAAGAAATCGATTAGATTTCCCTGAGCTTGGACAGATGCAGCAATTATTTCAGTTCAGGGATCGAGTATCCTGGGAGTTACCTTTTCTACAAGGGTGGTTGATGGCTCAAGGTCATGGAGTTGCTAATTCAGTGGTTCCTCCTACGGGCAGTAGTAATCATGGTATCTCAGCTCCATCTTCAACACCTCGTTTATCAACAACCAGTCTGGAGGCTGCAGTAGCGTTATTAGAAATCCCGAGTAGTGTTAACTTACATGCGGTTTCTGGAAGAGGCGGAGCACAGGAACAAACTTCACAACCTCAATTCTTGGGATCTGGATTACCAGAAGGTGTGTCTTCTCGTAACAATCAACATGGAAGTGATGCTCAACCTGTAGTGAACAGGGTCCAGTCTGAGCTTGCTACCTCAATTGCTGCTTCGGCTGCAGCAGCAGCTGCTGCAGAATTACCTTGTACTGTCAAACTCAGAGTGTGGCCACATGACATCAAAGATCCATTTGCGCAACTTAAGTCTGACAGATGTCTATTTACAATACCGCATGCCGTCCTTTGCAG TGAAATGGGAGCTCATTTTTCACCATGCGGGAGATATTTAGCGGCCTGTGTTGCATGTGTGTTTCATCATGCTGAGGCAGACGCTGGACTGCAGACACAAGCGCAACAAGATTCGGGGCTTGCAACTTCCCCAACTCGACACCCTGTGACAGCACATCAAGTCATTTACGAGCTTCGTGTGTATTCTCTCCAGAAGGAAAA TTTTGGTTCAGTACTGGTGTCACGGGCAATCAGAGCTGCGCATTGCTTGACCTCTATCCAG TTCTCACCCACGTCGGAGCATATACTGCTTGCATATGGGCGGCGTCATGGTTCTCTATTGAAGAGCATCGTTAGTGATGGTGAAAAAACATCACATTATTTCACAGTATTGGAG ATATACAGAGTTTCAGATATGGAGCTTGTGAGAGTGCTGCCAAGTTCAGAGGATGAAGTGAACGTTGCTTGTTTTCATCCTTCTCCTGGAGGAGGTCTTGTTTATGGGACAAAG GAGGGGAAACTTAGGATATTCCAGTACAATACAGCTGCAACCTCTAACTTCACTGGACCATCCTGA
- the LOC104760557 gene encoding uncharacterized protein LOC104760557 isoform X2: MTQPICSSSQDQSSSSPRSLIPPRKSVANLHRRRGRSVFSMLVQREMSPKAKFVPRKRWGKSRWHTDSSSCGTNTEPMRETGQCQNLTSWVEAESLQHLSAKYCPLGTPPRSTIAAAFSTDGRILASTHGDHTVKIIDCETGKCLKVLTGHRRTPWVVRFHPHHSEIVASGSLDLEVRLWNTTTSECIRSHAFYRPIASIAFHAEGELLSVASGHKLHMWHYNRRGEESSPTVVLKTRRSVRAVHFHPHGAPFLLTAEVNEIDSLDSSMSRATSMGYLRYPPPAILFTSTESNQTSVAAELPLVPLPHMSVPTTSGDDQRIGHSTGDRTSPAVDGMNVDEAQPVGRNRLDFPELGQMQQLFQFRDRVSWELPFLQGWLMAQGHGVANSVVPPTGSSNHGISAPSSTPRLSTTSLEAAVALLEIPSSVNLHAVSGRGGAQEQTSQPQFLGSGLPEGVSSRNNQHGSDAQPVVNRVQSELATSIAASAAAAAAAELPCTVKLRVWPHDIKDPFAQLKSDRCLFTIPHAVLCSEMGAHFSPCGRYLAACVACVFHHAEADAGLQTQAQQDSGLATSPTRHPVTAHQVIYELRVYSLQKENFGSVLVSRAIRAAHCLTSIQFSPTSEHILLAYGRRHGSLLKSIVSDGEKTSHYFTVLEIYRVSDMELVRVLPSSEDEVNVACFHPSPGGGLVYGTKEGKLRIFQYNTAATSNFTGPS, from the exons ATGACTCAACCTATATGTTCGTCGTCACAagatcaatcttcttcttctcctcgcTCATTGATCCCTCCACGCAAATCGGTGGCGAATTTACACCGCCGcag GGGGAGGAGTGTTTTCAGCATGCTTGTTCAGAGGGAAATGTCACCAAAGGCAAAGTTTGTGCCAAGGAAACGTTGGGGTAAAAGTAGATGGCATACTGATTCTTCTTCATGTGGAACCAACACCGAACCTATGAGAGAGACGGGACAATGTCAAAATCTTACTTCATG GGTTGAGGCAGAGTCATTGCAGCATTTATCTGCAAAATATTGCCCTCTTGGAACTCCTCCTAGGTCGACTATTGCAGCGGCTTTTAGTACTGATGGAAGAATTCTTGCTTCTACACA TGGTGATCATACTGTAAAGATTATTGATTGTGAAACTGGAAAGTGCTTAAAAGTTCTGACCGGCCATCGGAGGACTCCTTGGGTG GTCAGATTCCACCCGCATCATTCAGAAATAGTTGCTAGTGGAAGTTTAGATCTGGAGGTCCGCTTATGGAATACCACAACTTCTGAATGTATTAGATCTCATGCATTCT ATCGGCCTATTGCTTCTATTGCTTTCCATGCTGAGGGTGAACTACTTTCTGTTGCTTCTGGTCATAAG CTGCACATGTGGCACTACAATAGGAGAGGAGAGGAATCATCACCAACCGTTGTATTAAAGACGAGGCGCTCTGTGAGAGCTGTACACTTTCACCCTCATGGGGCACCATTTCTCTTGACTGCAGAG GTGAATGAAATCGATTCATTAGATTCTTCAATGTCTAGAGCAACATCTATGGGTTACTTAAGGTATCCTCCCCCGGCTATCTTGTTCACAAGCACAGAAAGCAATCAAACTAGTGTGGCAGCAGAACTACCTCTTGTCCCTCTTCCACACATGTCCGTGCCTACAACTTCTGGAGATGATCAAAGGATTGGTCACTCTACTGGAGATAGAACTTCTCCTGCAGTTGATGGTATGAATGTAGATGAAGCTCAACCTGTTGGAAGAAATCGATTAGATTTCCCTGAGCTTGGACAGATGCAGCAATTATTTCAGTTCAGGGATCGAGTATCCTGGGAGTTACCTTTTCTACAAGGGTGGTTGATGGCTCAAGGTCATGGAGTTGCTAATTCAGTGGTTCCTCCTACGGGCAGTAGTAATCATGGTATCTCAGCTCCATCTTCAACACCTCGTTTATCAACAACCAGTCTGGAGGCTGCAGTAGCGTTATTAGAAATCCCGAGTAGTGTTAACTTACATGCGGTTTCTGGAAGAGGCGGAGCACAGGAACAAACTTCACAACCTCAATTCTTGGGATCTGGATTACCAGAAGGTGTGTCTTCTCGTAACAATCAACATGGAAGTGATGCTCAACCTGTAGTGAACAGGGTCCAGTCTGAGCTTGCTACCTCAATTGCTGCTTCGGCTGCAGCAGCAGCTGCTGCAGAATTACCTTGTACTGTCAAACTCAGAGTGTGGCCACATGACATCAAAGATCCATTTGCGCAACTTAAGTCTGACAGATGTCTATTTACAATACCGCATGCCGTCCTTTGCAG TGAAATGGGAGCTCATTTTTCACCATGCGGGAGATATTTAGCGGCCTGTGTTGCATGTGTGTTTCATCATGCTGAGGCAGACGCTGGACTGCAGACACAAGCGCAACAAGATTCGGGGCTTGCAACTTCCCCAACTCGACACCCTGTGACAGCACATCAAGTCATTTACGAGCTTCGTGTGTATTCTCTCCAGAAGGAAAA TTTTGGTTCAGTACTGGTGTCACGGGCAATCAGAGCTGCGCATTGCTTGACCTCTATCCAG TTCTCACCCACGTCGGAGCATATACTGCTTGCATATGGGCGGCGTCATGGTTCTCTATTGAAGAGCATCGTTAGTGATGGTGAAAAAACATCACATTATTTCACAGTATTGGAG ATATACAGAGTTTCAGATATGGAGCTTGTGAGAGTGCTGCCAAGTTCAGAGGATGAAGTGAACGTTGCTTGTTTTCATCCTTCTCCTGGAGGAGGTCTTGTTTATGGGACAAAG GAGGGGAAACTTAGGATATTCCAGTACAATACAGCTGCAACCTCTAACTTCACTGGACCATCCTGA